In a single window of the Bradyrhizobium erythrophlei genome:
- a CDS encoding malate/lactate/ureidoglycolate dehydrogenase, producing the protein MVTIKVQNLIDFVAEVFAHSDSSPEEARRIATYLTTANLTGHDSHGVIRVPVYIRWKKMGSVVPDQTVDLVVDTPSLAVVDGKFGYGQTVTPQAVRIGIDKCKASGLAAVALRNAGHIGRVGDWAEMAAAEGLVSVHFVNAAGSLLVAPYGGVQKRLSTAPYCVGIPRLGQDPIVLDFATSIVAEGKVLVASRGGKKLPEGALIDADGTLSEDPSVLYGPYSAEGPRDHTKGSGAIRAFGDHKGSGLALICELLGGALTGTGATAPDRRFANGMLAIYIDPKVVDTSQFFDGEISRYVDFIRATRPVAGVDAVLIPGDPERKMRADRTKNGVPLPDDTWAAIVNTAREVGVSEVSIQRAVS; encoded by the coding sequence ATGGTCACGATAAAAGTCCAAAACCTCATCGACTTCGTTGCGGAAGTTTTTGCCCATTCGGACTCTTCGCCGGAAGAAGCCAGGCGCATCGCCACCTACCTGACGACGGCCAATCTCACCGGGCACGACAGCCACGGCGTGATCCGGGTGCCGGTTTACATCAGGTGGAAGAAGATGGGCTCCGTCGTTCCCGATCAGACCGTCGACCTCGTGGTCGATACGCCGTCGCTGGCGGTGGTCGATGGCAAGTTCGGTTACGGGCAGACGGTCACCCCGCAGGCGGTCAGGATCGGCATCGACAAATGCAAGGCGTCGGGCCTTGCCGCGGTGGCGCTCCGCAATGCCGGTCACATCGGCCGCGTCGGCGACTGGGCCGAGATGGCAGCCGCCGAGGGACTGGTCTCGGTGCACTTCGTCAACGCCGCGGGCTCGCTGCTGGTCGCCCCCTATGGCGGCGTGCAAAAGCGGCTGTCGACCGCGCCTTATTGCGTCGGCATTCCGCGGCTGGGCCAGGATCCGATCGTGCTCGATTTCGCCACCTCGATCGTCGCTGAAGGCAAGGTGCTGGTCGCAAGCCGCGGCGGCAAGAAATTGCCTGAGGGCGCGCTGATCGATGCCGACGGCACGTTGAGTGAGGACCCGTCGGTGCTGTACGGGCCGTACAGTGCGGAGGGGCCGCGCGACCACACCAAGGGGTCAGGCGCGATCCGCGCCTTCGGCGACCACAAGGGCTCGGGTCTGGCGTTGATCTGCGAATTGCTCGGCGGCGCGTTGACCGGGACCGGTGCCACCGCGCCGGACCGGCGTTTCGCCAACGGCATGCTGGCGATCTACATCGACCCCAAAGTGGTCGACACCAGCCAGTTCTTCGACGGCGAAATCTCGCGTTACGTCGACTTCATCAGGGCGACCAGGCCCGTAGCCGGCGTCGATGCCGTGCTGATCCCCGGTGATCCCGAACGCAAAATGCGCGCCGATCGTACCAAAAACGGCGTGCCCTTGCCGGACGACACCTGGGCGGCGATAGTGAATACCGCCCGCGAAGTCGGCGTCAGCGAGGTGAGCATCCAACGGGCTGTGAGTTAA
- a CDS encoding UxaA family hydrolase — MPPAPVIRLHPDDGVLIARSSLPPGMVVADGVTTIERIPAGHKVAIRPIALGEPIRRYGQIIGFATAPIAPGQHVHTQNCGMGDFAKDYAFGVDVTPTPNFDLPATFDGIRRPDGRVATRNYIGILTSVNCSAHVAGMVADIFKKNPFTGDNPLADFPNVDGVVALTHKTGCGMTQDEPLTILRRTLGGYARHANFSAVVVLGLGCEVNQIGGLMKEQKLAGRLRELEIQEIGGTRKTVEAGVAFVREALTDANNVRREPVSASELTVALQCGGSDGYSGVSANPALGAASDLLVRHGGTVILSETPETYGAEHLLTRRAVSREVGEKLVALMRWWEEYTAREGAEMNANPSPGNKAGGLTTILEKSLGAMAKAGSTNLVDVVNYAEAVTKKGFVFMDTPGYDPVAATGQVAGGANLVCFTTGRGSVFGCKPAPSIKLATNSAMYRRMEDDMDVNCGTILDGEETVQQCGQRIFDLMLKTASGQPTKSESFDFGGAEFAPWVLGATM, encoded by the coding sequence ATGCCCCCAGCCCCCGTCATCCGCCTGCATCCCGATGATGGCGTGCTGATCGCGCGATCGAGCCTGCCGCCGGGGATGGTGGTGGCCGACGGCGTGACCACGATCGAGCGCATTCCGGCCGGCCACAAGGTCGCGATCAGGCCGATCGCGCTCGGCGAGCCGATCCGCCGCTACGGCCAGATCATCGGCTTTGCGACCGCGCCAATCGCGCCGGGCCAGCACGTCCATACCCAGAATTGCGGCATGGGCGATTTCGCCAAGGATTACGCGTTTGGCGTCGACGTCACGCCGACGCCGAATTTCGATCTGCCGGCGACCTTCGACGGCATCCGCCGTCCCGATGGGCGTGTGGCGACCCGCAACTACATCGGCATCCTCACCTCGGTGAACTGCAGCGCGCATGTCGCCGGCATGGTGGCGGATATCTTCAAGAAGAATCCGTTCACCGGCGATAATCCGCTGGCGGACTTTCCCAACGTCGATGGCGTGGTCGCGCTGACCCACAAGACCGGCTGCGGCATGACGCAGGACGAGCCGCTGACGATCCTGCGCCGCACGCTCGGCGGCTACGCGCGGCACGCCAATTTTTCCGCCGTCGTGGTGCTGGGCCTCGGCTGCGAGGTCAACCAGATCGGCGGGCTGATGAAGGAGCAGAAGCTCGCCGGGCGCTTGCGCGAACTCGAAATTCAGGAGATCGGCGGCACCCGCAAGACCGTGGAAGCCGGCGTCGCCTTCGTGCGTGAAGCACTGACCGATGCCAACAATGTCAGGCGCGAACCGGTATCGGCCAGCGAGTTGACGGTGGCGCTGCAATGCGGCGGCTCCGATGGTTATTCCGGCGTCTCCGCCAATCCGGCGCTCGGCGCCGCCAGCGATCTGTTGGTGCGGCACGGCGGCACCGTGATCCTGTCGGAAACGCCAGAGACCTATGGCGCCGAGCACCTGCTGACGCGCCGCGCGGTCAGCCGTGAGGTCGGCGAAAAGCTGGTGGCCCTGATGCGCTGGTGGGAGGAATACACTGCGCGCGAGGGTGCGGAGATGAACGCCAATCCGAGCCCCGGCAACAAGGCCGGCGGGCTCACCACGATCCTGGAAAAATCGCTCGGCGCGATGGCCAAGGCCGGCAGCACCAATCTGGTCGACGTCGTCAATTACGCCGAAGCGGTGACAAAGAAGGGTTTCGTGTTCATGGACACGCCCGGCTACGACCCGGTGGCGGCGACCGGGCAGGTCGCCGGCGGCGCCAATCTGGTCTGCTTCACCACCGGGCGCGGCAGCGTGTTCGGCTGCAAGCCCGCGCCCTCGATCAAGCTTGCCACCAACTCGGCGATGTACCGGCGCATGGAAGACGACATGGACGTCAATTGCGGCACCATCCTCGACGGCGAGGAAACCGTGCAGCAATGCGGCCAGCGCATTTTTGATCTCATGCTGAAGACGGCTTCCGGCCAGCCAACCAAGAGCGAGAGTTTCGATTTCGGCGGGGCCGAATTCGCGCCCTGGGTGCTTGGGGCTACGATGTAA
- a CDS encoding ABC transporter permease subunit: MSAPSENMPMAAPVMHTKPLLLRHLPYFAGAAVLIALAAMVPFDGYIHNVLMQAVTFAIAVFGLSVVLGLCGQINLAQAAFFGFGAYAVGIGTSDYHISYWFCLAGGCVMALLAGALLGMSTLRLGGHYLAMVTISFQQIVTLVMINTIWLTHGPDGVSNIGRPALFQSAQSYLAFCVATLALVGYFVWRLPDTKLGRAMRAVRDNELAAGVNGIDVFRTKVSAFALSAVLGGLAGGLFAGGFAYVSPDQFSFAESIVFLTMSLLGGVASPIGSAIGTGLLILIPEWLRFLKSIPGLYLAIYGLSVILIIRFMPDGIWGFIGTALDRWRSRTKAPPAAAPLQLKPATVGGDTVLEVVGLSKYFGGLKAVDGVDIAVKRGGVHALIGPNGSGKTTTLNVLSGLYKATSGKILLDGTDITTMPPHLRTAAGLGRTFQNIRLFRSMTALENVEIGAERPGNTLIGKGGDDALTERAMEALTFVGLGSRANELISSFSYGHQRLIEIARALAANPTLLLLDEPAAGLNSTEKLELHELLKRIAAQGLTILIIDHDMTLVSEAAQHITVLNFGRRIADGESMAVLRHPDVVSAYLGTE; the protein is encoded by the coding sequence ATGAGCGCCCCCAGCGAGAACATGCCGATGGCGGCGCCCGTGATGCACACAAAACCGCTGTTGCTGCGTCACCTGCCGTATTTTGCCGGCGCGGCGGTTCTTATCGCCCTCGCGGCGATGGTGCCGTTCGACGGTTATATCCACAACGTGCTGATGCAGGCCGTGACATTCGCTATCGCGGTGTTCGGACTTTCCGTCGTGCTGGGCCTGTGCGGCCAGATCAATCTGGCACAGGCGGCATTCTTCGGTTTCGGCGCCTATGCGGTCGGCATCGGAACATCGGACTACCACATCAGCTACTGGTTCTGTCTCGCCGGCGGCTGCGTCATGGCGCTGCTGGCGGGCGCGTTGCTGGGCATGTCGACGCTGCGGCTCGGCGGCCATTATCTGGCGATGGTGACGATTTCGTTCCAGCAGATCGTCACCCTGGTCATGATCAACACGATCTGGCTCACCCACGGCCCGGACGGCGTGTCGAATATCGGCCGGCCGGCGCTGTTTCAATCGGCCCAATCCTATCTGGCGTTCTGCGTCGCCACGCTTGCGCTGGTCGGATATTTCGTCTGGCGTCTGCCGGACACGAAACTCGGCCGCGCGATGCGCGCGGTACGCGACAACGAACTCGCCGCCGGCGTCAACGGCATCGACGTGTTTCGCACCAAGGTCTCGGCCTTTGCGCTCTCGGCCGTCCTGGGCGGACTGGCGGGCGGCCTGTTCGCGGGCGGCTTCGCCTATGTCAGTCCGGATCAATTCTCGTTCGCGGAATCGATCGTATTCCTGACGATGTCGCTGCTCGGCGGTGTCGCGTCTCCGATCGGCTCGGCGATCGGAACCGGATTGCTGATCCTGATCCCGGAATGGCTGCGATTCCTGAAAAGCATTCCCGGCCTCTATCTGGCGATTTACGGGTTGTCGGTCATCCTGATCATCCGCTTCATGCCCGATGGCATCTGGGGATTCATCGGCACGGCGCTCGATCGCTGGCGCAGCCGGACCAAGGCGCCTCCGGCGGCAGCGCCGCTGCAATTGAAGCCCGCGACCGTCGGCGGCGACACCGTGCTCGAAGTCGTCGGCCTTTCCAAGTATTTCGGCGGTCTGAAAGCCGTCGACGGCGTCGATATCGCGGTCAAACGCGGCGGTGTTCACGCGCTGATCGGACCGAACGGCTCCGGCAAGACCACGACGCTGAACGTTCTCTCCGGCCTCTACAAGGCGACATCCGGCAAGATCCTGCTCGACGGCACCGACATCACCACCATGCCGCCGCATCTGCGCACGGCCGCCGGACTGGGCCGGACGTTTCAGAATATCCGCCTGTTCCGGTCGATGACGGCGCTGGAGAACGTGGAGATCGGCGCCGAGCGGCCGGGCAATACGCTGATCGGCAAGGGCGGCGACGACGCGCTGACCGAGCGCGCGATGGAAGCGCTGACCTTCGTCGGGCTCGGCAGCCGCGCCAACGAACTGATCTCGAGCTTTTCCTACGGCCACCAGCGGTTGATCGAAATCGCGCGCGCGCTGGCCGCCAATCCGACCCTGTTGCTGCTCGATGAACCCGCGGCCGGCCTCAATTCGACCGAGAAGCTCGAGCTCCATGAACTGCTCAAGCGCATTGCGGCCCAGGGCCTGACCATCCTGATCATCGACCACGACATGACGCTGGTGAGCGAAGCGGCCCAGCACATCACCGTGCTCAATTTCGGACGCCGCATCGCGGACGGCGAATCCATGGCGGTGCTGCGCCATCCCGATGTCGTCTCGGCCTATCTGGGAACCGAATAA
- a CDS encoding branched-chain amino acid ABC transporter permease: MDIALQLLFTGIGIGAVYALVALGFVLIFRATNVVNFAQGEFSMVAAYLMVVFAVDLGWPYWLSFLLALAGMALLGVVFNLGVYYPLRQRSFLPVIIATIGASILMANSVLAIYGPQPQVLQGWFETPGIQFGPVYLDSQYLLIIAITIVMVIFNYWFFEHTMLGKKLQATSQDKEMASLLGISVSTMIMITFIYSAVLGGLAGILVAPVLFVSIQMGSTIALKAFAATIIGGFGDVAGAIIGGLALGIIETFGAAYISVPYKDGFAFLVLVLFLVFRPQGIFGERVAEKA, from the coding sequence CTGGTCGCGCTCGGCTTCGTGCTGATTTTCCGCGCCACCAATGTGGTGAATTTCGCGCAGGGCGAATTCTCCATGGTCGCGGCTTACCTGATGGTGGTGTTCGCCGTCGATCTCGGCTGGCCGTACTGGCTCTCGTTCCTGCTGGCGCTGGCCGGAATGGCGCTGCTCGGCGTGGTCTTCAATCTCGGGGTTTACTACCCGCTGCGTCAGCGCTCGTTTCTCCCCGTCATTATCGCCACCATCGGCGCATCGATCCTGATGGCGAACTCCGTGCTGGCGATCTACGGCCCGCAGCCGCAGGTGCTGCAGGGCTGGTTCGAGACCCCCGGCATCCAGTTCGGGCCGGTTTATCTCGACAGCCAGTATCTGCTGATCATCGCGATCACGATCGTGATGGTGATTTTCAACTACTGGTTCTTCGAGCACACCATGCTCGGCAAGAAGCTGCAGGCGACCTCGCAGGACAAAGAGATGGCTTCGCTGCTCGGCATCTCCGTGTCGACGATGATCATGATCACCTTCATCTACTCGGCGGTGCTCGGCGGTCTCGCCGGCATTCTGGTGGCGCCGGTTCTGTTCGTCTCGATCCAGATGGGTTCGACCATCGCGCTGAAAGCCTTCGCTGCCACCATCATCGGCGGATTCGGCGACGTCGCCGGCGCGATCATCGGCGGGCTGGCGCTCGGCATCATCGAGACCTTCGGCGCGGCCTATATCTCGGTGCCCTACAAGGACGGCTTCGCCTTCCTCGTGCTGGTGCTGTTTCTGGTGTTCCGGCCGCAAGGTATCTTCGGCGAACGTGTCGCGGAGAAAGCATGA
- a CDS encoding cytochrome P450: MNEHVQTAASGPLFNHLSADFIHDPYPHYARLRATDPVHLTPFGTYVVSRHAEVSLVLRDKRFGKDFVERSKRRYGSQIMDESLFHNMAQTILQTDPPQHTRLRNLVVKAFTARRVEDMRPRIQQVVDQALDAIVDRGRMDLVADFAYRLPVTIICDMLGIPQEHREVFHTSSGDSVRILESVPLTPEETKQGNARVQMAQMYFQQLFDLRRRNPGDDLTTQLVQAEEDGNKLTNEELTANIMLLFIAGHETTINLIGNSLLALHRNPDQLSLLKANPSLIANAIDEFLRFEPSVQFTGRVALEDIDDLGGKKIPKGESVLCLLGSANRDPAVYPDRPDCLDITRKNIKPLSFGGGIHFCLGAQLARIEVEIAINTLLRRLPGLRIDDVENPEWRPNLVLRGPKRLPASW, translated from the coding sequence ATGAACGAGCATGTGCAGACTGCAGCGAGCGGACCGCTTTTCAACCATCTTTCGGCGGATTTCATCCACGATCCATATCCCCATTACGCAAGGTTGCGCGCGACCGATCCGGTGCATCTGACGCCGTTCGGCACCTACGTGGTCAGTCGGCACGCGGAAGTAAGCCTTGTGCTGCGGGACAAGCGCTTCGGCAAGGATTTCGTCGAGCGCAGCAAACGCCGTTACGGCTCTCAGATCATGGATGAATCGCTCTTCCATAACATGGCTCAAACGATACTGCAGACGGATCCTCCCCAACATACGCGCTTGAGGAATCTCGTCGTCAAAGCCTTCACCGCGCGCCGGGTCGAGGACATGCGTCCGCGTATTCAACAGGTGGTCGACCAGGCGCTGGATGCGATCGTCGATCGCGGACGCATGGACTTGGTCGCTGATTTTGCCTATCGGCTGCCGGTCACGATCATCTGCGACATGCTCGGCATCCCCCAGGAGCATCGCGAGGTCTTCCATACAAGCTCAGGCGATAGCGTGCGTATCCTCGAATCGGTGCCGCTAACCCCGGAAGAGACCAAGCAGGGGAACGCCCGCGTTCAGATGGCGCAAATGTACTTCCAGCAATTGTTCGACTTGCGCCGTCGCAATCCAGGTGACGATCTGACCACTCAGCTTGTGCAGGCCGAAGAAGACGGGAACAAGCTCACCAACGAGGAACTGACCGCCAATATCATGTTGCTGTTCATCGCGGGTCATGAGACGACGATCAATCTGATTGGCAATAGCCTGTTGGCGCTGCACCGCAATCCAGACCAATTGTCCCTGCTCAAGGCCAACCCCTCGTTGATCGCCAATGCGATCGACGAGTTTCTCCGGTTCGAACCGTCGGTGCAGTTCACTGGTCGGGTTGCGCTCGAAGACATCGACGATCTCGGCGGCAAAAAGATTCCCAAAGGAGAGAGCGTGTTGTGTCTTTTGGGGTCGGCCAATCGTGACCCCGCAGTTTACCCCGATCGTCCCGACTGCCTCGATATCACCCGCAAGAACATTAAACCGCTGTCCTTCGGCGGGGGCATTCATTTCTGCCTGGGTGCCCAATTGGCGCGCATCGAGGTGGAAATCGCCATCAACACGTTGTTGCGGCGGTTGCCCGGGCTGCGGATCGACGATGTCGAGAACCCGGAATGGCGGCCGAACCTGGTCCTGCGCGGTCCCAAGCGGTTGCCTGCGAGCTGGTAA
- a CDS encoding HpcH/HpaI aldolase family protein, which translates to MANNVKKVWASGKAVVNAWLAIPSGFSAEVIAQCGFDSVTVDMQHGVQDYQSMVQCFQAMNGHPVTPMVRVPWNEPGIIGKVLDGGAYGVICPMINTKQEAENLVQYAKYPPRGTRSNGPIRSGMYGSAGTYQQTANDEIVLLPMMETRTAIENMESILDVEGINGVYVGPSDLGFSYGLVPKLDRDEPEILKIYEKIVKECGKRGLYPGIHCSGADGAVRAINMGFKLVTLSNESGMMMTYAKMQVAQTRKDSAGKA; encoded by the coding sequence ATGGCAAATAACGTCAAAAAAGTCTGGGCTTCGGGCAAGGCGGTGGTGAACGCCTGGCTTGCGATTCCATCGGGTTTTTCCGCCGAAGTGATCGCCCAATGCGGCTTCGACAGCGTCACCGTCGACATGCAGCACGGCGTGCAGGATTACCAGTCGATGGTGCAATGTTTTCAGGCGATGAATGGACATCCGGTGACGCCGATGGTCCGGGTGCCGTGGAACGAGCCGGGCATCATCGGCAAGGTGCTCGACGGCGGCGCCTATGGCGTGATCTGCCCCATGATCAACACCAAACAGGAAGCCGAGAACCTCGTTCAGTACGCCAAATATCCGCCGCGCGGCACGCGCTCGAACGGCCCGATTCGTTCCGGCATGTACGGTTCGGCCGGCACCTATCAGCAGACGGCGAACGACGAGATCGTGCTACTGCCGATGATGGAGACCAGGACCGCCATCGAAAACATGGAATCGATTCTCGATGTCGAGGGCATCAACGGCGTCTATGTCGGTCCCTCCGATCTCGGCTTCTCCTATGGGCTGGTGCCGAAGCTCGACCGCGATGAGCCGGAAATCCTCAAGATCTACGAGAAGATCGTCAAGGAGTGCGGCAAGCGCGGCCTCTATCCCGGCATCCACTGCTCAGGCGCTGACGGCGCGGTGCGCGCGATCAACATGGGCTTCAAGCTGGTGACGCTGTCGAACGAAAGCGGAATGATGATGACCTACGCCAAGATGCAGGTCGCGCAGACCCGCAAGGATTCCGCCGGCAAGGCGTGA
- a CDS encoding ABC transporter ATP-binding protein yields MPLLEIRDLIVLYGEIEALRGVSLTVEEGQVVTLLGANGAGKSTTLRAISGLARPAAGEIVFDGKSIAGLGPEAIVRLGISHVPEGRRIFPGLTVKENIMLGASNRRVAKSELSREADAMFDLFPDIRQFSNSLGWTLSGGQLQMVAVARGLMAKPRLLLLDEPSLGLAPVIVQAVFRIISQIRQNTTVLLVEQNARMGLSVADHGYVLETGRIVLGGKPDELWGNEAIAAAYLGGHAKVTA; encoded by the coding sequence ATGCCGCTGCTCGAAATCCGCGATCTGATTGTCCTTTACGGCGAGATCGAAGCCTTGCGCGGCGTCTCGCTTACCGTCGAGGAAGGGCAGGTGGTCACGCTGCTCGGCGCCAACGGCGCCGGCAAATCGACCACGCTGCGGGCGATCTCGGGACTGGCCAGGCCGGCAGCGGGCGAAATCGTGTTCGACGGCAAGTCGATCGCGGGACTGGGGCCTGAAGCTATCGTCCGGCTCGGCATCTCGCACGTGCCCGAAGGCCGGCGGATTTTTCCGGGCCTGACGGTGAAGGAAAACATCATGCTCGGCGCGTCGAACCGCCGCGTCGCGAAATCCGAACTGTCGCGCGAAGCCGACGCCATGTTCGATCTGTTTCCGGACATCAGGCAGTTCTCGAATTCGCTCGGCTGGACCTTGTCGGGTGGACAGTTGCAGATGGTCGCGGTGGCGCGCGGATTGATGGCCAAGCCGCGGCTGTTGCTGCTGGACGAGCCTTCGCTGGGGCTCGCGCCCGTCATCGTGCAGGCGGTATTCCGGATTATCTCGCAGATCAGGCAGAACACCACGGTGCTGCTGGTCGAGCAAAACGCCCGGATGGGACTTTCGGTCGCCGACCACGGCTACGTGCTGGAAACCGGCCGCATCGTGCTCGGCGGCAAGCCCGATGAATTGTGGGGCAACGAAGCCATCGCAGCCGCCTATCTCGGCGGTCATGCCAAAGTAACTGCTTAA